From the genome of Aquila chrysaetos chrysaetos chromosome 12, bAquChr1.4, whole genome shotgun sequence, one region includes:
- the FPGT gene encoding fucose-1-phosphate guanylyltransferase, giving the protein MPAAGERSAARREATGRRAPVRALRGRTARPGEFWDVVAVTAADAEQALAYRQQLAEKLSRRELPLGVRYHVFVDPPGPKIGNGGSTLHVLRCLEDLYGDKWTSFIVLLIHSGGYSQRLPNASALGKIFTALPFGDPIYQMLELKLAMYIDFPSHMKPGILITCSDDIELYSTGVTETITFDKPGFTALAHPSDLTVGTTHGVFVLDPSSFSGRGGLEYASCHHFLHKPDIETMRQCGAVHVRGNCSQLSSSGDHNDSEMDLECVYTDSIFYIDHSIAKQLLTFYKQMGTLCCEIDAYGDFLQALGPGATQDYTKNTSNITTEESQLVEVRQKLYSLLKGTALNVIVLNNSKFYHIGTTQEYLFHFTSDSKLKFELDLLSVAFSISSDKAKTLDQSTSIIQSILEPGCFVGPGSVIEYSRIGPEVSVGKSSIISGSYINLKVDIPSNCFLSSLSVKINNQVKYVSMVFSVEDDLKKSVKLLSDIHSLQFFGVSLLECLDLWGVEVSDQLFSNDSTRLGLWTARIFPACSTLSESVRLSLQMLNSVQHMSAFKLNGFKLLSVEEMLTYKDVKDMLKFRKQIYDEICLQR; this is encoded by the exons ATGCCGGCGGCGGGCGAGCggagcgcggcgcggcgggaggccacggggcggcgggcgccggTTCGCGCGCTCAG AGGGAGGACCGCCCGCCCCGGCGAGTTCTGGGACGTGGTGGCGGTGACGGCCGCCGACGCGGAGCAGGCGCTGGCCTACCGGCAGCAGCTGGCTGAGAAGCTGAGCAGAAGGGAGCTGCCGCTGGGGGTCCGCTACCATGTCTTCGTGGATCCACCTGGACCGAAAATCG gaaatgGTGGATCAACACTTCATGTTCTTCGGTGCTTGGAAGATCTGTATGGTGATAAATGGACTTCTTTTATTGTGCTGCTAATTCATTCTG GTGGTTACAGTCAACGTTTACCAAATGCAAGTGCCCTGGGAAAGATTTTCACAGCTTTGCCTTTTGGCGATCCCATTTACCAGATGTTGGAACTGAAGCTCGCCATGTATATTGATTTCCCTAGTCACATGAAACCAGGAATTCTCATTACGTGCTCGGATGACATAGAACTTTACAGCACTGGAGTTACAGAAACCATCACATTTGATAAACCTGGATTTACCGCATTAGCTCACCCTTCAGATTTGACAGTTGGGACTACTCACGGAGTGTTTGTTTTAGATCCATCCAGTTTTTCAGGAAGAGGAGGGCTTGAATACGCGTCTTGCCATCATTTCCTGCACAAGCCTGATATTGAGACGATGCGCCAGTGTGGCGCAGTACACGTAAGAGGGAATTGTTCTCAGCTAAGTTCCTCTGGAGACCACAACGACTCAGAAATGGACTTGGAGTGTGTGTATACAGACAGTATATTTTACATTGATCATAGCATTGCAAAACAATTACTGACATTTTATAAGCAGATGGGCACTCTTTGCTGTGAAATAGATGCATATGGTGACTTCCTTCAGGCCCTGGGGCCTGGAGCCACTCAAGATTACACAAAAAACACAAGTAACATCACAACAGAGGAATCACAGTTAGTAGAAGTACGGCAGAAGCTATACTCTCTTCTGAAAGGAACTGCGCTTAATGTTATAGTCTTAAACAACTCTAAGTTCTATCACATTGGAACTACTCAAGAGTATCTGTTTCACTTTACATCTGATAGCAAACTAAAATTTGAGCTTGACTTACTGTCTGTGGCTTTTAGCATCTCTTCTGACAAAGCCAAGACCTTGGATCAATCCACAAGTATCATTCAAAGCATACTTGAGCCTGGATGTTTTGTAGGACCTGGATCAGTTATTGAATACTCCAGAATTGGACCTGAAGTATCAGTAGGGAAGAGCAGCATTATTAGTGGATCGTACATAAATTTGAAAGTAGACATACCTTCAAACTGCTTCCTGAGCTCCTTAAGTGTAAAAATTAACAATCAAGTAAAGTATGTAAGTATGGTGTTTAGTGTAGAAGACGACTTGAAAAAGAGTGTGAAATTGTTGTCAGATATACATTCACTCCAGTTTTTTGGAGTCAGCTTACTGGAATGCTTGGACCTCTGGGGTGTAGAGGTTTCAGACCAGCTCTTCTCCAATGACAGCACACGTTTGGGCTTGTGGACTGCTAGgatttttcctgcttgttctACGTTAAGTGAATCAGTTAGACTGTCATTACAAATGTTAAATTCTGTGCAGCACATGTCAGCTTTTAAATTGAATGGCTTTAAGCTCTTGTCTGTTGAAGAAATGCTCACCTACAAAGATGTAAAAGACATGTTGAAGTTTAGGAAGCAAATTTACGATGAAATCTGTCTACAAAGATGA